A genomic segment from Lasioglossum baleicum chromosome 5, iyLasBale1, whole genome shotgun sequence encodes:
- the LOC143208648 gene encoding uncharacterized protein LOC143208648 — protein sequence MSSQQECRNGRRNSGAATVSVTKMALPTSRNFANCYMELCKQQRLRPLPVICVTLPHNLDFTTDRVKMDDWGPILNSLALDRSLKAISVRSRYQCRKPLEEINSEDKARTMGKAPVVLSRYLLEWMCHSVGQCVRNSPVLTTLELEGIPFPPDCLTVLCVGLSHTKTLRYLSLQRCYVGDGSCEVVCRTVADIPSIRTLNLSSCDLTCKCGPALAAALSRQKLSLYHDTWQQSLRYQEPNLEAMPGLRRLTLNDNPQLGDAAASEIIEAIRDSLWLKALDMQRCGLTDKVATDLFELLDYNTTLVVLDVRQNVNLNEELSKHIMKRLAENNADAKCEYRWLGSSDQNRRVVSAGSRKRTESENKTLTRPRSAMTEYVKRPYQVPPRNAISLTNNARKTRLRPHIPPYKSVNTQRRQQDRQQSVQSIEANTKQKVSLHLDLRPHIQSVMGEASGNTACNQTYDGSVQQSDRTSLKNVDLRQAAKVDAATQMADDLAQELDSSARIEMIEIQLAEAKVEHERLVEETRQSCLLLEEERDRREEAEAKLNAMKQNLDQLEKALKEKEQETSGSMMLSQQSMDEICGTFQRLMNVLDSVTKNPNRTEAAFVKDDIKKCVNSVIRHTKSENLRRTFTVDLNNDTEPIKKFAKSESDVRSTSPPVYLERNIGDSPDVRSPSLDGRIIRHEMEGELMSPRKRARALFAQIVQGDAVVEFSTNED from the coding sequence ATGTCCAGTCAACAGGAATGTCGGAACGGTCGTAGAAACAGCGGCGCGGCTACGGTGTCCGTTACCAAAATGGCGTTGCCGACCAGCAGGAACTTCGCCAACTGTTACATGGAGTTGTGCAAGCAGCAGCGGCTGCGACCATTGCCGGTGATCTGCGTGACGTTGCCCCATAACTTGGATTTCACGACCGATCGCGTGAAGATGGATGATTGGGGTCCGATCTTGAATTCTTTGGCCCTTGATCGTAGCCTAAAAGCGATCAGCGTGCGTAGCAGGTACCAGTGTCGGAAACCGTTGGAGGAAATTAATTCAGAAGATAAGGCGAGGACGATGGGCAAAGCTCCGGTGGTGTTGTCTCGTTATCTTCTGGAATGGATGTGTCACAGCGTGGGTCAATGCGTGCGAAACTCTCCGGTGCTGACTACTTTGGAGCTGGAAGGGATTCCGTTTCCACCGGATTGTTTAACGGTGTTGTGCGTCGGCCTGTCTCACACGAAGACACTCCGCTATCTGTCTTTGCAGCGTTGCTACGTGGGTGACGGCTCCTGCGAGGTGGTGTGTCGCACCGTAGCCGATATTCCCAGCATCAGAACGTTAAATCTCAGTTCCTGCGACCTGACGTGCAAATGCGGGCCCGCATTGGCGGCCGCGTTGTCCCGACAGAAGCTGTCGCTGTACCATGACACCTGGCAGCAATCGTTGCGCTACCAGGAGCCGAACCTCGAGGCGATGCCCGGACTGCGTCGTTTAACGCTGAACGATAATCCTCAGTTAGGCGACGCGGCAGCCAGCGAGATCATCGAGGCGATCAGGGACAGTCTGTGGCTGAAGGCGTTGGACATGCAGCGCTGCGGTCTGACGGACAAGGTCGCCACAGACCTCTTCGAGCTGCTCGACTACAACACCACGTTGGTCGTGCTGGACGTCAGACAGAACGTGAACCTGAACGAGGAGCTGTCGAAGCACATCATGAAAAGGCTGGCGGAGAACAACGCGGACGCGAAGTGTGAATACAGATGGCTCGGGTCGTCCGATCAGAATCGAAGAGTCGTGTCAGCGGGTAGTAGGAAGAGGACTGAAAGTGAAAATAAAACGCTGACGAGACCACGCAGCGCCATGACGGAGTACGTTAAGAGACCTTACCAGGTCCCACCTAGGAACGCGATCAGCTTGACGAACAACGCGAGGAAGACGAGACTGAGACCACACATTCCGCCGTATAAAAGCGTCAATACTCAAAGGCGGCAGCAAGACCGGCAGCAGAGCGTTCAGAGTATCGAAGCTAACACGAAGCAGAAGGTGTCCCTCCACTTAGATCTTCGGCCTCATATTCAGTCGGTGATGGGCGAAGCTAGTGGGAACACCGCGTGCAATCAGACGTACGATGGTAGTGTTCAGCAGAGTGATAGAACGTCATTGAAGAACGTGGATTTACGTCAGGCGGCTAAGGTTGATGCTGCGACGCAAATGGCGGACGACTTGGCCCAGGAGCTAGACAGCTCCGCTAGGATTGAGATGATCGAGATTCAGCTGGCAGAGGCGAAGGTGGAGCACGAACGTTTGGTAGAGGAGACTAGACAAAGCTGTCTGCTGCTGGAGGAGGAACGCGATCGAAGAGAAGAAGCTGAGGCGAAGCTGAACGCGATGAAGCAGAACCTGGACCAACTGGAGAAGGCTCTGAAGGAGAAGGAGCAGGAGACCAGCGGGTCCATGATGCTCAGCCAGCAATCCATGGACGAAATCTGCGGCACCTTCCAGCGTCTGATGAACGTGCTGGACAGCGTCACGAAAAACCCCAACAGGACCGAGGCGGCTTTCGTCAAGGATGATATCAAGAAGTGCGTTAACTCTGTAATTCGTCACACGAAGTCTGAGAATCTGAGACGCACCTTCACGGTGGATCTGAACAATGACACCGAGCCAATCAAGAAGTTCGCCAAGTCGGAGAGCGACGTGAGATCGACTTCGCCACCGGTGTATCTCGAGAGAAACATAGGAGACAGCCCAGACGTAAGATCACCTTCACTGGACGGCAGAATCATACGCCACGAAATGGAAGGAGAGCTGATGTCTCccagaaagagagcgagagcatTGTTCGCTCAAATCGTTCAAGGAGACGCGGTCGTAGAATTTTCTACCAACGAGGATTAG
- the LOC143208540 gene encoding adenylate kinase isoenzyme 1, which produces MGNCIGASEPVPAVINVNTEPLKNRYFPVVFLLGGPGAGKRTLIEKVAQKYDFLHLVTADLIRQEITTRTERAFTLARLMSQGQLVPTDVLIELIATKIMDNLYKKKGVIISGFPRRKEQCITFDKTVKPPDVVLYLNVRNSVLSDRIMGRAATTTERAVTNYDFVKKQITEFHKKNRTVVKHYKDRLIKIDGEADLVNVMEDVCKAIDNYLRTATASS; this is translated from the exons ATGGGCAATTGTATAGGTGCATCCGAGCCTGTTCCAGCGGTCAttaatgtcaatactgaacCTTTAAAAAACCGCTATTTTCCGGTCGTTTTTCTCCTTGGAGGACCAGGCGCCGGAAAAA GAACGCTGATCGAGAAAGTGGCGCAGAAGTATGATTTCCTCCACCTCGTGACCGCGGATCTGATCCGACAAGAAATAACGACGCGAACGGAGAGAGCTTTCACATTAGCGCGATTGATGTCGCAAGGCCAACTGGTACCGACCGATGTACTGATCGAATTAATCGCTACTAAAATTATGGACAACCTGTACAAGAAGAAGGGTGTGATCATAAGCGGTTTCCCAAGGCGGAAGGAACAGTGCATAACATTCGACAAAACCGTGAAGCCTCCCGATGTCGTTTTGTATCTGAACGTAAGGAATTCCGTGTTGAGCGATCGAATAATGGGCAGAgcggctactaccactgaaagaGCGGTCACGAATTATGATTTCGTTAAGAAGCAGATCACAGAATTCCATAAAAAAAACCGAACGGTTGTTAAACACTATAAAGATCGTTTGATAAAAATCGACGGTGAAGCCGACTTGGTTAACGTCATGGAGGACGTGTGCAAAGCTATCGATAACTACCTTCGGACTGCAACCGCGAGTTCTTAA